A genomic region of Balaenoptera acutorostrata chromosome 4, mBalAcu1.1, whole genome shotgun sequence contains the following coding sequences:
- the LOC114238518 gene encoding cytochrome c oxidase subunit 6C-like, whose translation MASSSLTKPEMRGLLAKRLRFHIVGAFVVSLGVAAFYKFAVAEPRKKAYADFYRNYDSIKDFEEMRKAGIFQSAK comes from the coding sequence ATGGCTTCCAGTTCTTTGACAAAACCTGAGATGCGTGGCCTTCTGGCCAAGCGTCTGAGATTTCATATTGTTGGAGCATTCGTTGTCTCCTTGGGAGTTGCAGCTTTCTATAAGTTTGCTGTGGCTGAACCAAGAAAGAAGGCATATGCAGATTTCTACAGAAATTATGATTCCATAAAAGATTTTGAGGAGATGAGGAAGGCTGGTATCTTTCAGAGTGCAAAGTGA